One Gadus chalcogrammus isolate NIFS_2021 chromosome 22, NIFS_Gcha_1.0, whole genome shotgun sequence genomic window carries:
- the znf706 gene encoding zinc finger protein 706, with product MARGHQKLQSQQKNAKKQAEMKKAKGHDQKTAAKAALVFTCLVCKSQMPDPKTFKQHFESKHPKCPMPPELEDVEA from the exons ATGGCCAGAGGGCATCAGAAGCTTCAGTCCCAGCAGAAGAATGCAAAGAAGCAGGCGGAGATGAAGAAGGCCAAGGGACATGACCAGAAGACAGCAGCCAAGGCAGCTCTGGTGTTCACCTGCCTGGTCTGCAAG tcCCAGATGCCCGACCCCAAGACCTTCAAGCAGCACTTTGAGAGCAAGCACCCCAAGTGTCCGATGCCCCCTGAGCTCGAGGATGTGGAGGCATAG